A portion of the Geminocystis sp. M7585_C2015_104 genome contains these proteins:
- a CDS encoding TIGR03279 family radical SAM protein produces the protein MKPAVISRVIPNSIAAEIGFEVGDKIVSINGVKPRDLIDYQFLCADEYLQLEVIDRWGNTHFIEIEKDYDEDLGLEFETALFDGLIQCNNKCPFCFIDQQPPGKRKTLYLKDDDYRLSFLYGSYLTLTNLTPKEWERIEKMRLSPLYVSVHATEPDIRIRLLKNPRAGEIKKQIAWFEERRLQIHAQVVVCPNINDGQHLTTTLLDLFSFHKGEIPAVISVAVVPVGLTKFRPPGDELIPVTREKAREVIQQVQQLQIEFKRKCGSNFAWLADEWFLIAQEELPPESHYEDYPQIGNGVGSIRLFLREFETIARKRLPTKIPQKKEFFWVVGNAVEKAFQPLVEMLNRVENLQVELVALNSIYWGQKITVTGLLTGEDLLFHLQKRQPLKEIILPAIMLKHDEDKFLDDMTLGELQSRLGVKIHPVRDVNQFFDVCLG, from the coding sequence ATGAAACCTGCCGTCATCAGTCGTGTTATCCCCAACTCCATTGCCGCCGAAATTGGTTTTGAGGTGGGAGACAAGATTGTCAGTATTAATGGCGTTAAGCCAAGGGATTTGATTGACTACCAATTTTTATGTGCTGACGAATACTTGCAGTTAGAAGTCATAGACAGATGGGGTAACACTCACTTTATAGAGATAGAAAAAGACTATGATGAGGATTTGGGGCTAGAGTTTGAAACGGCGCTTTTTGATGGTTTAATTCAGTGTAATAATAAGTGTCCTTTTTGTTTTATTGACCAGCAGCCGCCTGGCAAAAGGAAAACACTCTATCTCAAGGATGATGATTATCGTCTTAGTTTTCTCTATGGTAGCTACTTGACTTTGACCAATTTGACCCCAAAAGAGTGGGAAAGAATTGAGAAAATGCGTCTTTCTCCTCTTTATGTATCTGTTCATGCTACAGAGCCTGATATAAGGATAAGATTGTTAAAAAATCCTCGGGCAGGAGAGATAAAAAAACAAATAGCCTGGTTCGAAGAAAGACGACTACAAATTCACGCCCAAGTCGTAGTTTGTCCTAATATTAATGACGGGCAACACTTAACCACTACTTTGTTAGATTTGTTTTCTTTCCACAAAGGAGAAATACCCGCAGTAATTAGTGTAGCAGTTGTGCCGGTGGGGTTGACCAAATTTCGGCCACCAGGAGATGAATTAATACCTGTTACCAGGGAAAAAGCAAGGGAAGTCATCCAGCAGGTGCAACAATTACAGATAGAATTTAAGAGAAAATGTGGTTCTAATTTTGCTTGGTTAGCTGATGAATGGTTTTTAATTGCCCAAGAAGAATTGCCCCCAGAATCCCATTATGAAGACTATCCGCAAATCGGCAATGGTGTTGGCTCAATTCGACTTTTCCTCAGGGAGTTTGAAACCATTGCTCGGAAAAGATTGCCCACAAAAATTCCTCAAAAGAAAGAGTTTTTTTGGGTTGTGGGCAATGCAGTAGAAAAGGCCTTCCAACCCCTGGTAGAAATGTTGAATCGAGTAGAAAATCTACAGGTAGAATTAGTGGCTTTGAATAGCATTTATTGGGGTCAAAAAATTACAGTCACAGGATTGCTTACCGGCGAGGATTTATTATTTCATCTGCAGAAGCGTCAGCCTCTAAAAGAGATTATTCTACCCGCAATTATGTTGAAACACGACGAGGATAAATTCCTGGATGACATGACACTAGGAGAATTACAATCTCGCCTGGGGGTTAAAATTCACCCTGTCAGAGACGTCAATCAGTTTTTTGACGTTTGTCTTGGCTGA
- a CDS encoding alpha/beta hydrolase: MSFSSQKGLVNLRGVNHYYEWVGYSDSFPSKPVMVFLHGWGGSCRYWRSIAELLAPDYDCLLYDLRGFGRSRENNRVAIGYELEDYAEDLYLLLEAFNLDKVYLHAHSMGASIALTFLTIVPERVQKAILVCNGVYTYNPLTFNLFYRASISVIKSRGQWLLKIPFADRIFMSRFLHKPIPKPMYSCFLEDFLLAEEKAAINTIFSSVNQKNVEIMPRRFAQISIPTLMISGEKDRIIPASLAKKAVALNKKNIVYHEIPNTGHFPMLEAPNQYLDVVENFLNASPS; the protein is encoded by the coding sequence ATGTCATTTTCATCCCAAAAGGGTTTAGTTAATCTGCGGGGGGTTAATCATTATTACGAGTGGGTTGGCTATTCTGACTCTTTCCCCTCCAAGCCGGTGATGGTTTTTCTCCACGGTTGGGGAGGTTCCTGTCGTTACTGGCGTAGCATTGCCGAATTATTAGCCCCCGACTATGACTGTCTACTATACGATCTAAGGGGTTTTGGTCGCTCCAGGGAGAATAACAGGGTTGCTATTGGCTACGAGTTGGAGGATTATGCTGAGGATTTATATTTGCTATTGGAGGCATTTAATTTAGACAAGGTTTATCTTCATGCCCATTCCATGGGAGCTTCTATTGCCCTAACATTTCTTACTATTGTCCCAGAAAGGGTACAAAAGGCCATTCTAGTTTGCAATGGTGTTTATACCTATAATCCTCTTACTTTTAATCTCTTTTACAGGGCCAGTATTTCTGTGATAAAATCCAGGGGGCAGTGGCTTCTTAAAATCCCTTTTGCTGATAGAATTTTCATGTCTAGATTCCTCCATAAGCCTATACCAAAACCCATGTATTCATGCTTCCTTGAGGACTTTCTCTTAGCAGAAGAGAAGGCTGCTATTAACACTATTTTTTCTTCTGTTAATCAGAAAAATGTGGAGATAATGCCTCGTCGTTTTGCCCAGATTTCTATCCCCACTTTAATGATTTCTGGAGAAAAAGACAGAATAATACCCGCCTCTCTTGCCAAAAAGGCAGTGGCTTTAAACAAGAAGAATATTGTCTATCACGAAATACCTAATACTGGACATTTTCCCATGTTAGAGGCGCCAAATCAATACCTTGATGTAGTCGAAAACTTCCTCAACGCCTCGCCATCATGA
- a CDS encoding NblA/ycf18 family protein: MELSGNLTLEQQFKLQVLKEQVKKLSKEEAQEYLIELFRQMMVKDNLIRQILKNV, from the coding sequence ATGGAACTATCAGGGAATCTTACCCTAGAACAACAGTTTAAGTTACAGGTTTTGAAGGAGCAAGTGAAAAAACTGAGTAAAGAGGAAGCACAAGAGTATCTGATTGAGCTTTTCCGCCAAATGATGGTAAAGGACAATCTAATCAGGCAAATTCTCAAAAATGTCTAA
- a CDS encoding M48 family metalloprotease, which translates to MGKKCRRRLLYCLLSLTIAVSIVVTNLQVSGAIPWGELILRGIQFIQISNLSEKQEVEIGSRIREGLLSQGKIVLYQEPELNAYVREIGWRLAKVSKRPNLPYSFEVVDDSQINAFATMGGFVYLNTGLIAAADNEAQLASVIAHEIGHIVARHSQKKLQQQAITQGLLTAAGLEQSKLVQLGVTLAVSLPYSRKDEMEADSLGLEMLQAAGYAPGAMVDFMNKLAQRGKNNFPSWLSTHPAAVERAKALAQKIPPLLAYQGDGLDENYYRFRTRSLRARK; encoded by the coding sequence ATGGGGAAAAAGTGTCGGAGAAGACTACTTTACTGTCTCCTCTCTCTCACCATAGCCGTCAGTATTGTCGTCACTAACCTTCAAGTAAGTGGGGCAATACCCTGGGGAGAGTTAATACTGAGGGGAATTCAGTTTATCCAAATCAGCAACCTCAGCGAGAAACAAGAGGTGGAAATAGGCAGTCGCATCCGGGAAGGACTATTATCCCAGGGTAAGATAGTATTATACCAGGAGCCGGAACTAAATGCCTATGTGAGGGAAATAGGTTGGCGACTGGCAAAGGTAAGTAAAAGACCAAACCTGCCCTATAGTTTTGAAGTGGTGGATGACTCCCAAATCAACGCCTTTGCCACCATGGGGGGGTTTGTCTACCTCAATACGGGATTGATTGCTGCCGCAGACAATGAGGCCCAATTGGCTAGTGTAATCGCTCATGAAATAGGACATATAGTAGCACGCCACTCACAGAAAAAACTACAACAACAGGCAATTACTCAAGGATTGTTAACAGCGGCTGGTCTGGAACAGTCCAAACTGGTACAATTGGGGGTCACTCTTGCCGTAAGTCTTCCCTATAGCCGCAAAGACGAAATGGAAGCCGATAGCCTGGGTTTGGAAATGCTACAGGCTGCCGGTTATGCCCCTGGTGCTATGGTTGATTTCATGAATAAGTTGGCTCAGCGAGGTAAAAATAATTTCCCCAGTTGGCTTAGCACACACCCCGCTGCCGTAGAAAGGGCAAAGGCTTTGGCGCAAAAAATCCCCCCCCTGCTTGCCTATCAGGGAGACGGTTTAGACGAAAATTATTATCGTTTTCGCACCCGCTCTCTACGAGCCCGTAAGTAG
- a CDS encoding SpoIIE family protein phosphatase: MSKPSGRKNVILIADDESTSRKYLSRILRKDGYEVIEAENGKECLDLSSHVKADMVLLDALMPVMDGFECCRSLRQSPYYRDIPILMITGLDDFESVNQAYEVGATDFLTKPINPAVLCRRLRYLLEVKKAEKALKESEEKYRLLVENLKEVIFYADREGNLTFLNPAWEELTSLPPESCLGKPLLIYIYPEDQKIYKNYWKCLLQAEENTPPKRCQVRYVKPNGNFGWMRISASPIITNGEIVGISGTINDITDRKRIELYQAVERDVIKILAEAETQEEGIEKILENLAENIGAEIADYWELKPEANLIYPQNLWHINEPEILEVVKKREEEVKPIPWEKWDLNYDERELDEQKLLCYPNCKKIRLVFLFTVKSGEENIGLMAFYSRRPIEYDYELLKDIAKLGNQIGQFVKRKRAEEELKATNLLLQSELQIASEYVLSLLPSPEKQGIRVEQKFIPCAKLGGDIFDYYWLDEETFVVYLLDVAGHGIHSALLSVSVLNLVRNNSLYNTDPYLPWTILEELNRLFQIDGERPNYFTIWYGVYNVNTRELAYASAGHPPAVLIYKEGQQWQYKTLHTPGLPIGMIEDVQFEERVCQIPTNSFLYVFSDGIYEIPQENGTVFGLTNFLHLLLENHGKHRGNLERIIEQVKAINRSPNFNDDLSILKLILD, from the coding sequence ATGTCTAAACCCAGTGGGAGAAAAAATGTAATCCTGATTGCCGACGACGAGTCTACCAGTAGAAAATACCTCAGTAGGATTCTGAGAAAAGACGGCTATGAGGTGATAGAGGCGGAAAACGGCAAAGAATGCCTAGACTTATCCTCTCATGTAAAGGCGGACATGGTATTGTTGGACGCCCTGATGCCGGTGATGGATGGATTTGAGTGTTGTCGCAGTTTGAGACAATCCCCCTACTATCGAGACATCCCCATTCTAATGATAACAGGATTAGACGACTTTGAATCAGTAAATCAGGCCTATGAGGTAGGCGCCACCGATTTTCTTACTAAACCCATCAATCCCGCAGTACTATGTCGTCGTCTCCGCTATCTGTTAGAAGTGAAAAAGGCAGAAAAAGCCTTAAAAGAAAGTGAGGAAAAGTATCGTCTTTTAGTAGAAAATCTTAAGGAGGTAATATTCTACGCCGACAGAGAGGGGAATTTAACATTTCTCAATCCTGCCTGGGAAGAATTAACTAGTCTACCTCCAGAATCTTGTCTGGGTAAACCCCTTTTGATTTATATTTACCCCGAGGATCAAAAAATCTATAAAAACTATTGGAAATGCCTCCTTCAAGCCGAGGAAAACACCCCCCCAAAAAGATGCCAAGTGCGGTATGTAAAACCCAATGGCAATTTTGGCTGGATGCGCATTTCTGCCTCTCCTATTATCACTAACGGGGAAATTGTCGGTATTTCTGGGACAATTAATGACATCACTGACAGAAAAAGAATTGAACTATATCAGGCTGTTGAAAGGGATGTAATTAAAATCCTTGCCGAGGCGGAAACCCAGGAGGAAGGAATCGAAAAAATTTTGGAAAATCTGGCCGAAAATATAGGAGCAGAAATCGCTGATTATTGGGAATTAAAACCAGAGGCTAATCTAATATATCCGCAGAATCTCTGGCACATTAATGAGCCAGAAATATTAGAGGTGGTAAAAAAAAGAGAGGAAGAAGTAAAGCCAATCCCCTGGGAAAAATGGGATTTAAATTACGATGAAAGGGAACTAGATGAGCAAAAATTGTTGTGTTATCCCAACTGTAAGAAGATAAGACTGGTGTTTCTATTTACCGTTAAAAGTGGGGAAGAAAATATAGGATTAATGGCGTTTTACTCCCGCAGACCCATAGAATATGACTACGAACTGTTGAAGGACATAGCTAAACTTGGGAATCAAATTGGACAGTTTGTCAAAAGAAAACGGGCAGAAGAAGAACTAAAGGCTACTAATTTGTTATTACAATCGGAACTACAAATTGCCTCAGAGTATGTGTTGTCACTACTACCATCTCCGGAAAAACAGGGCATTAGGGTGGAACAAAAATTTATCCCCTGTGCTAAACTGGGGGGGGACATTTTCGACTATTATTGGTTGGACGAGGAAACATTTGTAGTTTACTTGTTAGATGTGGCAGGACATGGGATTCATTCCGCCTTGTTGTCCGTGTCCGTGTTAAACTTAGTACGAAACAACTCACTGTATAATACAGATCCCTATCTGCCCTGGACGATTTTAGAGGAATTGAATAGACTCTTCCAAATAGACGGAGAACGCCCCAACTATTTTACCATATGGTATGGAGTCTATAATGTCAACACCAGGGAGTTGGCCTATGCCTCTGCGGGACACCCCCCCGCAGTGTTAATCTATAAGGAGGGGCAACAGTGGCAATACAAGACATTACACACTCCAGGTTTACCCATTGGCATGATTGAAGATGTCCAATTTGAGGAAAGGGTGTGTCAGATTCCTACAAATAGTTTTTTATACGTTTTCAGTGATGGCATTTATGAAATTCCTCAGGAAAACGGCACCGTTTTTGGCTTGACTAATTTTCTTCATCTTTTACTAGAAAATCATGGCAAACACCGGGGAAACCTAGAAAGAATAATAGAACAGGTTAAAGCTATCAATAGGTCCCCCAATTTTAATGATGATTTATCCATCCTAAAACTAATTTTGGACTGA